The DNA sequence CTTCGTAAGGTTCACAATCTTTATCGGTCGTTACTTGAAGATCCTTCGCATTGTGGTCACTCTGGGCAGCATTGAGATCCGAAATGACTTTTTCAGGAACATCCTTGTCAGGAAAGGTTTGTTTCACAGTGTATTCCTGCTCGAGGACAGCTTCCTTTTCTCCCCCTTCAATTATTGATGTAATCTCAACATCTTTTCCAACAGACATATCTTGAATAGCTTCTACACCATCAAGATCTCCTTGCAGATGCTTGACTTCGAGGGACCCGACTTTTTGTGTGACGTGATATTCACATCCATCCCCTTGTAGATTTTTGAGTTTCTCATCAAGCTTTTGGGTCTCTTCTGATCCACCTTCTACTGAAGGAATATAAGAAATGCTTGGGTGGACTTCAACCATCAAATTAATGGTGCATTCTTCCTCTTTTAATATCTGTTCATGGCCACTTCCCTGCTTTGAGTCAGGTGCAGTCTGTTCCGTTTCTAGATCTGAATAATCTGTTTGTTCATTTAGAGGTTCTAGTCCACTTGACGTGGCTCCTGCGCATTGTAAAGATGGCACGTGAGGAGCAGGGCTGTTAAGAGAAATATAACATTAGGATGAATTCTCTCTAAATATTTCATTATTATAAGCTGTAATTGCAAATATTTTACCTCTCTACGGATTCATATGGAACAGGAGCAGACCATAACTCTGGGGACCCCTCTCCTTCCTCCTGCACCCATCCACGGTTGGAGGAAGCATACGTCAGAATGGCATCTGTCACAGTGTAGGGTGTATGACCTTGCACACAATCCTCAATGTGCTTGACAGGAAGCTGAGTCTGCAGAAAGAGATGGAGTTGGCTGTCGGACAGGCATACCGTCATGTGCAGTACCCTGTAGATAAAGTCAATAACAataattatgcaaaatccaGTATTACAAGGTTGGATGTGTGTGAACAAAACAACC is a window from the Misgurnus anguillicaudatus chromosome 4, ASM2758022v2, whole genome shotgun sequence genome containing:
- the snx11 gene encoding sorting nexin-11 isoform X2 → MITSQEDEFIAVRVQNPRVQNEGSWNSYVDFKIFLHTNSKAFTAKTSCVRRRYSEFVWLKKKLQKNAGLVPVPDLPKKSLFTFINDDFIERRRKGLQSFLDRVLHMTVCLSDSQLHLFLQTQLPVKHIEDCVQGHTPYTVTDAILTYASSNRGWVQEEGEGSPELWSAPVPYESVESPAPHVPSLQCAGATSSGLEPLNEQTDYSDLETEQTAPDSKQGSGHEQILKEEECTINLMVEVHPSISYIPSVEGGSEETQKLDEKLKNLQGDGCEYHVTQKVGSLEVKHLQGDLDGVEAIQDMSVGKDVEITSIIEGGEKEAVLEQEYTVKQTFPDKDVPEKVISDLNAAQSDHNAKDLQVTTDKDCEPYEASVSVENVPDTKDQDKAEITIQENGDSSIDTAIQEDAVDETSCTHSQISECNEDHVDEVNKINAKCVHTGSAILILEGNEEAIGTQIDIKSVSTEISSEDGNLDANTADVNTLVLQAIEVDSMQCEENESRTLH